The following proteins are co-located in the Micromonospora coriariae genome:
- a CDS encoding YcxB family protein, with protein sequence MSSEQVTVGPVELSYTLTKDDWLDGFVAHRRHVRRPWLIPVLIVAALVGLLPGLISSGGPRAMSAADVAAVAMVALVGLGLGLLLFRFMVSARWIYRWQVRLLMRGNPWLSEPIRATVDDTGLRLTSASRSETAAWSQYLRYVETEKSFVLRASERLGAAVLVLPKRGLVTGDPARLRSLLETNCHRRA encoded by the coding sequence ATGTCATCCGAGCAGGTCACCGTCGGCCCGGTCGAACTCAGCTACACCCTCACCAAGGACGACTGGCTCGACGGCTTCGTCGCCCACCGGCGCCATGTCCGGCGTCCCTGGCTGATCCCGGTACTCATCGTCGCCGCGCTCGTCGGGCTCCTCCCCGGGCTCATCTCTTCTGGCGGCCCCCGCGCCATGTCGGCGGCCGACGTCGCAGCCGTCGCCATGGTGGCTCTCGTCGGCCTCGGGCTCGGCCTGCTGCTGTTTCGGTTCATGGTCTCCGCCCGCTGGATCTATCGCTGGCAGGTACGGCTGCTGATGCGCGGGAATCCCTGGCTGTCCGAGCCCATCCGAGCCACCGTGGATGACACCGGGCTACGTCTCACCAGCGCAAGCCGAAGCGAAACAGCCGCCTGGTCCCAATACCTGCGGTATGTCGAGACGGAAAAGTCGTTCGTTCTGCGCGCGTCTGAGCGGCTTGGTGCAGCGGTACTCGTGCTGCCCAAGCGCGGCCTGGTGACCGGCGATCCCGCGCGGCTACGGTCGTTGCTCGAGACAAACTGCCACCGGCGCGCTTGA